The following are encoded in a window of Roseimaritima ulvae genomic DNA:
- a CDS encoding DUF1501 domain-containing protein produces MEPLEAFLHNQSRRQWLARTASGAMGALGVAAMADLASADSAAVPHFPPMAKRVIYLFQEGGPSHLDTYDYKPQMKALDGQDLRKMPDIHQGQRLTGMTASQGSLPLRQSPFKFQQHPNRQDGVQLSELLPHTGGVAEDICFIRSMHTDAINHGPAVTLMQTGSQLAGRPTMGAWLSYGLGSESKELPAFVVLVSQGVGQMQALLSRYWGSAFLPSEHQGVRLRSSADTVLFLKDPDGMSRDDRRQMLDLVAKINQADAERNGDSEVLARVAQYEMAFRMQSAVPDLTDISNETEASLALYGPHATKPGSFANNCLLARRLAERGVRFIQLYHRGWDSHGNVPRDLPAQCGDVDQPQAGLLRDLKQRGMLEDTLVIWGGEFGRTSYAQGPKGATFGRDHHPRCFTVWMAGGGIKPGIVHGATDEVGYNVAENPVHVHDLHATVLKCLGIDHTKLTHRYQGRDFRLTDVHGKVVKDILA; encoded by the coding sequence GTGGAGCCGCTTGAAGCATTTCTGCACAATCAGTCGCGCCGGCAGTGGCTTGCGCGAACCGCCAGTGGCGCGATGGGAGCATTGGGCGTAGCGGCGATGGCCGATCTGGCGTCCGCCGATAGCGCTGCGGTGCCCCATTTTCCGCCCATGGCAAAACGCGTTATCTACCTGTTCCAAGAGGGCGGTCCTTCGCATCTGGACACCTACGATTACAAGCCGCAAATGAAGGCCTTGGACGGTCAAGACTTGCGCAAGATGCCTGATATTCATCAAGGGCAACGGTTGACCGGAATGACCGCTTCGCAAGGAAGCCTTCCGTTGCGGCAGAGTCCTTTCAAATTCCAGCAGCACCCCAACCGCCAGGACGGTGTGCAGCTTTCGGAACTGCTTCCGCATACCGGCGGCGTGGCTGAGGATATCTGCTTCATCCGCTCGATGCATACCGACGCCATCAATCACGGACCGGCCGTCACATTGATGCAGACCGGTTCGCAATTAGCCGGCCGTCCAACGATGGGAGCTTGGCTGAGCTACGGGCTGGGCAGCGAAAGCAAGGAACTGCCCGCGTTTGTGGTGTTGGTCAGCCAAGGCGTCGGGCAAATGCAGGCGTTGTTATCGCGTTACTGGGGCTCTGCCTTTTTGCCCAGCGAGCATCAGGGCGTGCGACTTCGCAGCAGCGCCGATACCGTGTTGTTTCTCAAAGATCCCGACGGGATGAGTCGCGATGATCGTCGGCAGATGTTGGACTTGGTTGCCAAAATCAATCAGGCCGACGCCGAGCGCAATGGCGATTCGGAAGTGTTGGCACGCGTTGCTCAGTACGAAATGGCCTTTCGCATGCAGTCCGCGGTACCGGATTTGACGGACATTTCTAACGAAACTGAAGCATCACTGGCGTTGTACGGTCCCCACGCTACTAAGCCAGGAAGCTTTGCCAACAACTGCCTGCTCGCCCGGCGGTTGGCCGAGCGGGGCGTTCGATTCATTCAACTTTATCACCGCGGCTGGGATTCGCACGGAAATGTCCCCCGCGATCTGCCCGCTCAGTGCGGCGATGTGGACCAGCCTCAAGCCGGCCTGCTGCGCGATCTGAAACAACGTGGCATGCTGGAAGATACGCTGGTGATTTGGGGCGGCGAATTTGGCCGGACGTCTTATGCCCAAGGTCCCAAGGGAGCCACCTTTGGACGCGACCATCACCCTCGGTGTTTCACGGTTTGGATGGCGGGAGGTGGCATCAAACCCGGGATCGTCCACGGAGCGACGGATGAGGTGGGGTACAACGTCGCTGAAAATCCCGTCCACGTCCACGATCTTCACGCCACCGTTCTAAAGTGTCTAGGCATCGATCACACCAAGCTGACCCACCGATACCAAGGGCGTGACTTTCGGCTGACCGACGTTCACGGCAAAGTGGTCAAAGACATCCTCGCCTAA
- a CDS encoding PSD1 and planctomycete cytochrome C domain-containing protein: MAGILAFSAPAVAKEAVDFNRDIRPLLSDRCFHCHGPDSESREGGFRFDMRDSAIGEADSGQRPITPTDPATSEMLRRLVTEDAAERMPPEGSNKERLTDQQIQMIRDWIAQGAPYEKHWAFIPPRRSAIPDVKQTDWPQTSIDRFLLASMEQRGLSPSAPAERAMLLRRVSFDLTGLPPTPEDLQAFQADQSPDAYQKVVDRLLQSPQFGEKMASTWLDAARYADTNGYLQNGYRVSWPWRDWLVQSWNQNLSYDRFVTELLAGDLVDDATDATRLATCFLRMHMITSEGGSLDEEFRVEYAADRAETVGTVFMGLTMNCCRCHDHKFDPFPQQEYYQLFALFADPQGEDPVKDHSRDPAFVPFVKLDQTNYAGEAARLGQCVREASQRNNENAAARLTLQKDMLTSGLPVMVMKENPAPRQNFVLQRGAYQNPDKNRPVQPGGVDAVLQWKDELPRNRLGFAQWLTDPEHPLTARVEVNRIWTTLFGRGLVDTQEDFGQQGSYPTHPELLDYLAVEFRESGWDRKALMRRIVLSAAYQQSSQITPRHRELDPTNRWLARVERRRLSAEAIRDQALFVSGLLNAQLGGFAAMPYQPSKLWIEGANSPGYGRGKYVLTSIYEPSSSSELYRRSIYTFWNRNAPPPQMVIFDAPGRSFSSVSRTVTNTPLQALVTMNDTQFFEAARVLAERVLADEDLTDDRAKLANIMRRCTGRLLTAENEAMLLDALNTWRKQYQAEPQRAERLLAAAGQHPHDPKGNASECAAWTMIATTVLNFDATLVVN; the protein is encoded by the coding sequence GTGGCTGGCATTCTGGCTTTCTCCGCTCCCGCCGTGGCGAAAGAGGCGGTGGATTTCAATCGCGATATCCGCCCGCTGCTTTCCGATCGTTGTTTCCATTGCCACGGACCCGATTCCGAAAGTCGTGAAGGCGGCTTTCGTTTCGATATGCGAGATAGCGCAATCGGCGAGGCCGATTCGGGGCAACGACCCATCACCCCAACCGACCCCGCCACCAGTGAGATGCTGCGAAGGCTGGTTACGGAAGACGCAGCGGAACGCATGCCGCCGGAGGGCTCCAACAAAGAGCGTTTGACCGATCAACAAATCCAAATGATCCGCGATTGGATCGCCCAGGGTGCGCCGTACGAAAAACATTGGGCGTTTATCCCTCCGCGACGCTCGGCAATCCCCGATGTGAAGCAGACGGATTGGCCGCAAACATCGATCGACCGGTTTCTGTTGGCCTCCATGGAGCAACGCGGGCTCTCCCCCAGTGCACCAGCTGAACGGGCGATGCTGCTCCGACGCGTGAGTTTTGATTTGACCGGACTGCCGCCCACGCCTGAAGACCTTCAAGCTTTCCAAGCGGACCAGTCGCCCGACGCCTACCAAAAGGTCGTCGATCGCCTGCTGCAATCTCCGCAGTTCGGTGAAAAAATGGCATCGACATGGTTGGATGCGGCCCGCTACGCGGACACCAATGGTTACCTGCAAAACGGCTATCGCGTTAGTTGGCCGTGGCGGGATTGGCTAGTGCAGTCCTGGAACCAGAATTTGTCTTACGATCGCTTTGTTACCGAGTTGTTGGCCGGCGACCTAGTGGATGACGCCACGGACGCGACGCGACTGGCGACTTGCTTCTTGCGAATGCACATGATCACGTCCGAAGGCGGATCGTTGGACGAGGAGTTCCGCGTGGAATACGCCGCGGACCGGGCCGAGACGGTGGGGACCGTATTCATGGGATTGACGATGAACTGTTGTCGCTGCCACGACCACAAATTTGATCCCTTCCCGCAACAAGAATACTACCAACTCTTCGCGTTGTTCGCCGACCCACAAGGTGAGGATCCGGTCAAGGACCACAGTCGCGATCCCGCCTTTGTGCCGTTCGTGAAATTGGACCAAACGAACTACGCCGGCGAAGCCGCACGGCTGGGGCAATGCGTACGCGAAGCGTCGCAGCGGAACAACGAAAATGCGGCAGCCAGGCTCACCCTGCAAAAGGACATGCTGACTTCAGGGTTGCCGGTGATGGTCATGAAAGAGAATCCGGCTCCTCGGCAAAATTTCGTTCTGCAGCGTGGGGCTTACCAAAACCCTGACAAAAATCGCCCCGTTCAGCCTGGCGGAGTGGATGCGGTTTTGCAGTGGAAGGATGAATTGCCGCGGAACCGTCTGGGATTTGCGCAATGGCTGACCGATCCGGAACATCCGCTCACCGCTCGAGTCGAGGTAAACCGAATTTGGACAACCCTGTTCGGGCGAGGTTTGGTGGATACGCAGGAAGATTTTGGTCAGCAAGGAAGTTATCCAACGCACCCTGAATTGCTCGACTACCTGGCGGTTGAATTCCGTGAGAGCGGCTGGGATCGGAAAGCCTTGATGCGTCGGATCGTATTAAGCGCTGCATACCAGCAGTCGAGTCAGATCACGCCACGGCATCGCGAGCTCGATCCGACGAACCGTTGGTTGGCCCGAGTGGAGCGTCGTCGTCTATCGGCGGAGGCTATTCGCGATCAAGCTCTGTTTGTTTCCGGACTGCTGAACGCCCAATTGGGAGGTTTCGCGGCAATGCCCTATCAACCCTCCAAGTTGTGGATTGAAGGTGCCAATAGCCCCGGTTACGGCCGCGGCAAATACGTGTTGACCAGCATCTACGAACCAAGCTCCAGCAGCGAGCTATACCGGCGCAGTATTTATACGTTTTGGAATCGCAATGCCCCGCCACCACAAATGGTCATCTTCGACGCTCCCGGTCGCAGTTTCAGTTCGGTCAGCCGCACGGTGACCAACACTCCGCTGCAAGCGTTAGTGACGATGAATGATACACAGTTCTTCGAAGCGGCTCGGGTGTTGGCCGAACGCGTATTGGCCGACGAGGACTTGACTGACGATCGCGCGAAGTTAGCGAACATTATGCGACGCTGCACCGGTCGATTGCTGACCGCTGAGAACGAAGCAATGTTGTTGGACGCTCTGAACACGTGGCGCAAGCAGTACCAGGCAGAGCCGCAGCGTGCGGAACGATTGTTGGCCGCCGCGGGGCAACACCCGCACGATCCGAAAGGGAATGCCAGTGAGTGCGCGGCATGGACGATGATCGCCACCACGGTTCTCAATTTCGACGCAACCTTGGTAGTTAATTGA
- a CDS encoding DUF488 domain-containing protein — MKFWTIGHVRHPFDLFVQWLVQHQIECLVDVRRFPGSRNSPQFNRETLCPALAEYNIAYQWIESLGGRRSKSEVVENSPNEGWENKSFRNYADYMLTDQFQEGFEQLRQLAEAKRTAIMCSEAVYWRCHRRLISDYAVVGGGEVEHIFPDERTKPHTLTSFAKIDATSGPIKLTYPAAPSLFD, encoded by the coding sequence ATGAAATTCTGGACCATCGGCCATGTTCGTCACCCGTTCGATCTGTTTGTGCAATGGCTGGTTCAGCACCAAATCGAGTGCCTGGTGGATGTGCGACGATTTCCCGGTTCCCGTAATTCTCCGCAGTTCAATCGCGAGACACTCTGTCCCGCTTTGGCTGAATATAACATCGCCTACCAGTGGATCGAATCGCTCGGCGGACGCCGGTCGAAAAGTGAGGTCGTCGAAAATTCGCCAAACGAAGGCTGGGAGAACAAAAGTTTTCGCAACTACGCTGACTACATGCTAACCGACCAGTTCCAGGAAGGATTTGAACAGCTGAGACAATTGGCGGAGGCGAAACGAACAGCGATCATGTGTTCTGAAGCGGTCTATTGGCGTTGCCACCGCCGATTGATAAGCGATTACGCTGTCGTGGGCGGCGGAGAGGTCGAACATATTTTCCCTGATGAGCGAACCAAGCCACACACGTTAACCAGCTTTGCCAAAATCGATGCCACGTCGGGGCCGATCAAGCTGACCTATCCCGCTGCACCCAGTTTGTTTGATTGA
- a CDS encoding glycosyl hydrolase family 28 protein, which produces MYSKVRIAGHHRGGKHFAALCAISLLLSGLGGIAHADITPNQFQGSDVERINQAIVAAAATGEPVVVPRINKAADGDHEIWRLDAAILVQSGTYLELQNCHLKMTDRSRDNFIRSANCGMGVTDIEPMSNITIIGKGHVTLEGADNPRATGDSAKTLGQRTYGTDAGVAGESQTGDWRNIGILMAYVDHFRLENLFLKDAHSWTISLERCTHGVIRDIEFSADEGKVVNGKREVFLNQDGLDLRQGCHDIDIHNITGHTGDDLIALTNIVNDSIPAGSPDYIMVSRPNNRGNGQDDIYNITIRNVRGHTAGGHHIVRLLNASGLRIHDVILDGLIDTSTGRAAKAAVKIGDANPAWGGVTPLGDTYRIVINNVISRARHTVLIGGSLSESSISNVFKYGAAGEPITYQSGRDYVRNVMISNVKNLPAASNSP; this is translated from the coding sequence ATGTATTCAAAAGTCCGTATCGCTGGTCACCATCGCGGGGGCAAGCACTTCGCCGCCCTCTGCGCGATTTCTCTATTGCTCAGTGGCCTCGGCGGCATTGCCCATGCCGACATTACGCCCAATCAGTTTCAGGGCAGCGATGTCGAACGCATCAATCAAGCGATTGTTGCCGCCGCGGCGACCGGTGAACCGGTTGTGGTGCCTCGCATCAACAAGGCGGCTGACGGGGACCACGAAATCTGGCGGCTCGATGCTGCCATTCTGGTGCAAAGCGGGACGTACCTGGAACTGCAAAACTGCCATCTCAAGATGACCGACCGCTCGCGCGATAACTTTATTCGCAGTGCCAACTGTGGCATGGGCGTTACCGACATCGAGCCGATGTCCAATATCACCATCATCGGCAAAGGGCATGTAACCCTCGAAGGTGCCGACAACCCGCGTGCCACCGGCGATAGCGCCAAAACTCTGGGGCAACGCACCTACGGCACCGATGCCGGAGTGGCTGGCGAAAGCCAAACGGGCGATTGGCGGAACATCGGCATTCTGATGGCTTACGTCGACCACTTCCGTTTGGAAAATTTGTTCCTCAAAGACGCTCATTCCTGGACGATTTCGTTGGAACGCTGCACCCACGGTGTGATTCGCGATATCGAATTTTCCGCCGACGAAGGCAAAGTTGTAAACGGTAAACGTGAAGTCTTTCTGAACCAAGACGGACTCGATCTACGCCAGGGCTGCCACGACATCGATATCCACAATATCACCGGCCACACCGGCGATGACCTGATCGCGCTGACCAATATCGTCAACGACTCCATCCCGGCAGGCAGCCCCGATTACATCATGGTCAGTCGTCCCAACAACCGTGGCAATGGACAAGACGACATTTACAACATCACCATTCGCAACGTCCGCGGGCATACCGCCGGCGGCCATCACATCGTGCGTTTGCTGAACGCCAGCGGACTAAGAATTCATGACGTGATCCTGGATGGGTTGATCGATACCTCCACGGGACGAGCTGCCAAGGCGGCGGTAAAAATCGGAGATGCCAATCCGGCTTGGGGCGGCGTCACGCCTCTGGGAGATACCTACCGTATTGTCATCAACAACGTCATCAGCCGCGCCCGCCACACCGTGCTGATCGGGGGCTCGCTGTCCGAATCCTCGATCTCGAATGTGTTCAAGTACGGCGCCGCCGGCGAGCCCATAACTTACCAATCCGGACGGGATTACGTTCGCAATGTAATGATCAGCAATGTTAAAAACCTTCCCGCGGCATCGAATTCTCCGTAG
- a CDS encoding DUF1549 domain-containing protein translates to MFRDHTFWMLIAVSFSPALSAPLPAAAPLHQQIDALIEAHPSFDASAADAADDATFLRRVYLDLAGCIPTAQQVREFLKDPSPDKRTHTIDALLASPQHATRMQYVLDELLMERRSGKHVAADQWRTFLRQSVLDNKPWDVLVREILSADGSQPETRPAAKFLLARELHRDEVTRDLGRIFLGRDLQCAQCHDHPTVDDYLQRHYFGLTAFITRSYLFKDPKTGITSIGEKAEGDVEFTSVFTSETAGTAPRMLDLPPLADPPAEKELYKVKRAKNVRGVPIYSRRLQLAEAMTDDANRAFRLNIANRMWAVMMGQGLVEPLDMMHEQNPPTHPQVLDLLAASLLEHGYDLRYLLRELALTQTYQRSSQARNAADHDDHPYSVARLKPLSPEQLAWSMMRATGIIDDEPVEDSSAAGPADAAIQKHVETFAKMFSTGGQSTRFDAAAEQALFLRNGNLIHSWLTAKDGLVTSLQPLDDAQLAEELYLQVFSRMPTEQETRRVADFLQSTSDRPLAIQQLTWAALVSTEFRFNH, encoded by the coding sequence ATGTTCCGTGATCACACGTTCTGGATGCTGATTGCCGTCAGCTTTTCCCCGGCCCTTTCCGCGCCGCTTCCTGCAGCCGCTCCGCTGCATCAACAGATCGATGCGTTGATCGAAGCGCACCCATCGTTCGACGCCTCGGCTGCCGATGCGGCCGACGACGCGACGTTCCTGCGACGAGTCTATTTGGATCTAGCCGGCTGTATCCCGACCGCCCAGCAGGTCCGAGAATTTCTGAAGGATCCCTCACCGGATAAACGCACGCACACCATCGACGCCCTGCTTGCTTCGCCTCAGCACGCCACTCGCATGCAGTACGTGCTCGACGAATTGCTGATGGAACGCCGATCCGGCAAACACGTTGCGGCCGACCAGTGGCGAACGTTTCTGCGTCAGTCCGTTCTGGATAACAAACCTTGGGATGTACTGGTTCGCGAAATCCTTTCCGCCGACGGCAGCCAACCGGAGACGCGTCCGGCGGCTAAGTTTCTGCTTGCTCGTGAACTGCACCGCGACGAAGTCACTCGCGACCTGGGACGCATTTTTCTTGGCCGCGACCTGCAGTGTGCTCAATGCCATGACCATCCGACCGTCGATGATTACCTGCAGCGACACTACTTCGGCTTAACCGCATTTATCACGCGCAGCTACCTGTTTAAAGATCCCAAGACCGGCATCACGTCGATCGGTGAGAAAGCCGAAGGGGACGTGGAGTTCACTTCGGTGTTCACCAGCGAAACGGCCGGCACCGCTCCCCGGATGCTGGACCTGCCGCCACTGGCCGATCCTCCGGCTGAAAAAGAACTTTACAAGGTCAAACGGGCCAAAAACGTTCGCGGCGTTCCCATCTATAGCCGGCGACTGCAATTGGCCGAGGCGATGACCGATGATGCCAATCGTGCTTTTCGGCTGAACATCGCCAACCGTATGTGGGCCGTGATGATGGGACAGGGCCTCGTCGAACCGCTCGACATGATGCACGAGCAAAACCCGCCCACGCACCCGCAGGTACTGGACCTGTTGGCCGCTTCGCTACTGGAACACGGCTACGACTTGCGATACCTGCTGCGAGAACTGGCCTTAACGCAAACTTATCAACGCAGCAGTCAGGCTCGCAATGCTGCTGACCACGATGATCACCCCTATTCGGTTGCTCGCTTGAAGCCGCTATCTCCCGAACAACTCGCTTGGTCGATGATGCGGGCTACGGGCATTATCGATGACGAACCAGTCGAAGACTCGAGCGCTGCGGGTCCAGCGGATGCGGCCATTCAGAAGCATGTGGAAACGTTCGCCAAGATGTTTTCCACCGGCGGCCAGAGCACACGCTTTGATGCGGCGGCCGAGCAAGCGTTGTTTCTTCGCAATGGCAACCTGATTCATTCCTGGTTGACGGCCAAGGATGGATTGGTGACGAGCCTACAACCTCTCGACGATGCACAACTCGCCGAAGAACTTTACCTGCAGGTGTTTTCCCGCATGCCCACCGAACAGGAAACCCGTCGGGTAGCCGATTTCCTGCAGTCGACATCCGATCGGCCGCTAGCCATC
- a CDS encoding ribosomal protein L7/L12, giving the protein MKNETPLVPGTPVLAAFEGDWLKAEVLAAWDSGRHVVHWPELGHLRNQTLGQTHLAISHETLQRLRSNPEAFSPSVKLPLNSLQPPPEGYIVLPDEVSLLPGVPVKVGAWDYTFLRENAGQVSLLYNTSAREYVMPRRRVVIHEEVIGSLKREGAAEKYSKRLQELQSSVTQRLMRSRGPARTYQINIPLPAGYQRITAETPLQVETDCQACWGRRWSPVVVKSLFENGDVGIVWTKWPSTRIERVTRESLIVSDDTLAKLAGDKMPTEATKTPAEPSGTAENFTLVLVNAGDRPVRVIKEVMEIANLDLSMAAQATRELPLELKRGLSSTEAEKWKTKLESVGATVRLDVAK; this is encoded by the coding sequence GTGAAGAACGAAACGCCACTCGTTCCGGGTACGCCGGTCCTGGCCGCCTTCGAGGGAGATTGGCTGAAAGCCGAAGTGCTTGCTGCCTGGGACAGTGGGCGTCATGTCGTGCATTGGCCCGAACTGGGGCATCTACGCAATCAAACGCTAGGGCAAACTCATTTGGCCATCAGCCATGAGACATTGCAGCGGCTCCGATCCAATCCGGAGGCGTTTTCTCCCAGCGTAAAGCTTCCCCTCAATAGCCTTCAACCACCACCGGAAGGATATATCGTTCTTCCTGATGAAGTTTCGTTGCTTCCGGGCGTTCCCGTTAAAGTCGGCGCATGGGACTACACGTTCTTGCGGGAAAACGCGGGGCAAGTGTCGTTGCTTTACAATACTTCGGCCCGTGAATACGTGATGCCGCGGCGTAGAGTCGTTATCCACGAAGAGGTCATTGGGTCGCTCAAACGCGAAGGCGCAGCGGAAAAGTATTCGAAGCGTTTGCAAGAACTGCAATCCAGCGTGACACAAAGGTTGATGCGAAGCCGGGGCCCGGCTCGGACGTACCAAATCAACATTCCGCTTCCGGCGGGTTACCAAAGGATCACCGCCGAAACCCCGTTGCAGGTGGAGACCGATTGCCAAGCTTGTTGGGGCCGTCGCTGGAGCCCTGTTGTGGTCAAGTCGCTCTTTGAAAACGGCGACGTGGGGATTGTCTGGACAAAATGGCCGTCGACCCGGATTGAACGTGTGACCCGCGAGAGCCTTATTGTCTCGGACGATACTTTGGCCAAGCTTGCGGGTGACAAAATGCCAACTGAGGCGACGAAAACGCCCGCCGAGCCGTCCGGCACCGCCGAGAATTTTACGCTTGTGCTGGTCAATGCTGGGGACCGACCCGTTCGGGTCATCAAGGAAGTGATGGAGATCGCAAATCTCGATCTGTCGATGGCCGCTCAAGCCACCCGCGAGCTACCCCTCGAATTGAAACGTGGCTTATCGAGCACCGAAGCGGAAAAATGGAAAACGAAATTGGAGTCGGTGGGAGCGACGGTTAGGCTCGACGTTGCGAAGTGA